The following is a genomic window from Maniola hyperantus chromosome 15, iAphHyp1.2, whole genome shotgun sequence.
TGCGAGCTTACGGCTCGCTCGTTGATAGGGGCCCTAACGAAAGTACTGGCGAATGGCTATAATAAATTTTCTCTTCATTGAAGAAGAAATATGAGAAGCTGAAGTTAATTCAACAAATAAATCTCAGAAAttatcagagcctcaatagctcaaccagtaAAGGAGtgtactgaaaaccgaaaggttgacggttcaaaccccgcccgttgcactattgtcgtacctactcctagcacaagcctgacgcttagttggcgaggaaaggggaatattagtcatttaacatggctaatattttttttttttttaaaaaagcttgactagtaatttatttaatagtcGGTATCATTACGAaagaattgttattttattttattcggatacgagttagcccttgaccgcaatctcaacacgtggtaagtgacgatgcagtctaagatggaagcaggctaacctggaaggggtatgacagttttcattaaacccatacacacATTTATGATGACGAAAGTAGGCTTACTTGTATCCGATGGTTGTATCGATCAGCGATGATGTACTGTCCTATGCGGTTGACGGCGATTCCAGCTAGACAGTCGAACTCGCCTTCTCCACTGCCGTACTGCCCAAACTCCTTCACGAAGATGCCATTCGAGTCGAACACCTGgacaacaaaatattttttattttattttcaaaaaaattagagatgttcgaaaattgcaataaagtgaaaaagtcatctcatctgtgagcttccgtggcgtgcgctgcctaaatagttaaagttacacgaaaacaaagTTCGGTGAAATTGTTCCTCTTAAACAGCTCTAAAAAAAGTCCGTAATAGCATATATCTATCTTTATTGATCAcggaacattttaatttattgatcacGAAAAATTCAATAATACATTTGAAATACACAgatcgccatcctctagaaactgttgaagtttatgtaaggatggcgagttcgcgttatacaaatttaatttaaatatataaaaggttaaggtgactgactgactgactacctgactgactgatctatcaacgcacagctcaaactactggacggatcgggctgaaatttggcatgcagatagctattatgacgtaggcatctggtaagaaaggatttttgaaaattcaacccctaagggggtaaaataggggtttgaaatttgtgtagtccacgcggacgagtcccgagcataagctagtaaaatataaataaaaacagctGTTTATGCATAAAGTTCTAAACTAAAGCCCGACTGCTCCTctttcagtacgcggcagaaagtaatgtacattgacctttagaaggaaataacagatttgtagagcctctgtcgttgagaccgacaaaatgtcatataggtacgagtgacagagacaacgctctacaaagccgaactcTCGATACagtagcaaaaaaaattaaagcctcCCAAATTTTTTCGATGTAATATCAGTGAGATCAATTTTGTTTGATGATTTGGTGGTGGATCTATAAAATGAAAACtattattgaatttaaaaatcttaCGCCTGCTGCATACCAATTGCAACTGCATGACAATTGTGGGAATATCATATTCCAATAAACTTTTGAAATATGTAGATTTACTTATATTCCACATACGAGTACGTtgccagtacgcttagtataagattttacgtctcaccaaacgttgctagaattcgagagtcaaaacacaAAAACGTCGAAGTCATAGATCAtaagcgagaccaataattaatctatggtcgaAGTAAAAtgaattgattttaatttcgcaacgtttccgcttggagcgctggctgtagatgtgtagacaaacttgagctttaaaataaggctgataagatccagtttactataacgcggaagtgtttcgacactcgaatactatcaacgttggtgtgaCATAAAATCTTttactaagcgtacagtacccgtagtacaagattttacgtctcaccaaaccaaaccaaattcgagagtcgaaatacttccgcgttacagtaaaatggacctaaactgccttgaattgaagtcaaatattcaatgccattgattttaatttcgcaatgcttccgcttggagcgctggctgtagaagtgtagacaaacttgagctttaaaacaagacaattaagatccagtttactgtaacgcggaagtatttcgactctcgaatttggtttggtttggtgagacgtaaaatcttgtactacgcgTACAGTTGCCACAGTGTTTGCTGAACTTTACAAACTTCAGTGACGTTGGCCTGGATTCAACTCCCTTGGTATACGTTCGCGATTTCACATCATTGCACCAGAATTTTATATTGAATCTTGTTGTGTGAGTGTAAATATAATGATCATACTTATAAGAAATTATATTACCAAAACAATAAgaccgcctttgcatacaatagattttagtttatttgtttttggcatattttgtgtgcaataaagtttttctatctatctatctacataTCTATTATATTCATGCATTTTTTCTTCAGTAACTACTGCAGCTATTTTTGCCGGTTTTTGGATTACACATATTAACATATCAGACACGGTTTTAGGCATATTTTAAGTTGCGTCTGCTGTctcaggtttttatttttttagtagtaTTTACTTACTTGTACTCGATGGTTAGATGAATCGGCCACGACCATTATATTTTCAGGTCCTACAGCGATGCCACGAGGCCATGTAAAACAACCCGGTTCGCTCCCCCGACTCCCTACACTGAATTGTAAACGGCGTTTCTGCAAGTACTGGCTCCTAGGGGAGGAACCTGCTGCTGCGAAACCTGTGCCAAAGAAACAAGATTAAAACCTGTAAGAGATTAGTGGACAACCCAACTCATCAGAAGCCGCAAACCTATGTACACGCCACTCATCTTTCTAACCTGCTACCGCTGCTGTAGCCGCCGTAGGGGAGATGGGGGAGCCTGCCGCGTTTTTTGAATCGTCATCAGAACTGGCAAGCTCGTTCGCCGAGCGCAAAGGCAGCCCGAGAGACAAGCGACGGGCGTTGCTCGAAGACGTACTGCTCGGATCGCGCTCTTTCCCTCGCGAGCCGTACTTGCTCTTCAAGTATCTCGCCCAGGAACTCAAGGCCGCTCCGTCCTTCTCGCCGGCCACTGGGCGTTCGGGGGAGCTCTCTCTCGATTTTAGCGCGTGGGATGATCGGCTGCGAGACAACTCTGAACCAGCGGTGCCGGTGCCGTATCGAGCCGCGAGATATGCTGATGGTGAAGCGGTTGTCGGAGACACGGGctcgtcgtcgtcgtcatcaCCTCCACCAAAACCCGTATGGCTACTCTTGCTTCGTGCGAGACGATTACGCCTTTCTTTCAAGGCAAGGTACCTGGATCGGGCGGTTGGATATTTGGTATCGTCATCTAAAGAAGATGTCGGCTCTTCGTCTTTTGGTTTGCTACCGTAGCGACTGCTGTACGAAGAGCCACTAGCGCCGTATCGAGGAGCAGGTTCTTCTTCTGGTTGTGATGGCTGCCGAGTGCGGTATCGTGATGGGGCAGGCGTATCTTTGGTTTTAGTATCTTGTGCGTCACTTCGAGCATTGCTACTTCTCGCTAGGAGAGGACCTATATCGGTTCGCGCCATCGCCTGACTGTCGGGCTTCCTTTGCGTCACAGGCTCCTCTTCGCTTTCCTCTGAGGAGTCAGTCTCTTCCTCAGAACTCGTATCGGAGTCTTCGTGTGCCGGCTCGGCGGGCGCCGGTGCGGGCGTCGGTCGCTGAGACCCAACAAACCGACTTTGTACCCGTTGTGCGCCGCCGGCTGTTCCATTGGCTGTCGTCGGTGTTGATCTTTCATTGCCTGCGGACAGAAAACGAGATCTCGGTTTTGGTTTCGCTTCATCAGGGCTGTACTTTGCTTTCAATTCTGCGATACTCAGAATCGCACCTGTGTGTTTTACCGCCGAGCCGGAACTTTCTGTAGAGGCGCTAGATTCAGTGCTAGCTGCTCGGGCTGCCGGCCGGTGTGCAGCAGGTGTATCGGATGCAGACGGCCTTCTAGTGACGGTCGGTTTGGGTGCAGGTGCGGTATTCTTCCGCTGATTTCTTTGCAGGGATCCAACAGATTCATCATCGGATTCACCGTCGCTGGAGGCCTGAGAAATATACTGAAATTCGGTATTGCACCAATTGAGTTGTTAGCGCGTTGAGTTACAATTTTCTTAGTGTTGTGTTTGTGTGAGTATGATTAACGTGGAGTGTAATTATGGAATGCCCTAGTTAGTTATTGCGTTGTCCATGTTAGTATCGATGattaattttctaaattgtaCTTCGTTTTGTTGTCGTCACTTTTATTCATCTTCCCAACTCACCTCACGAGCTGGTGTCGGGGGTTTACGACTAGTTGTAGTTCTTTCTTCCTCTACTGGTCGCGGTGGTACGCGATCTGGTTCTGTAGATGAAGCCGCTCCTTTGTTTTGTCGTTTAAGGCGCGTGATTTCGTCATCCTCACTCTGTTGTCTCACTGGAGGTGGAGGACGTTGTCTTTGAGGTTGTGGCGCTGGTTGAACCGGctttggtggtggtggtggttccttcttttctttttttttgccACTGTCTACATCAAATATTCTTTGCATAACTCGAGGGCAGTCACTTAGTCTGAATATTCCACTAAGAGGTCCCCGAGTGGCATCTTCAGTATCGGTAAccttttctttttccttttcctttaCCTCGGATTTCGTAGCACGGGTTGTTACTTCAGTGTCAGAGTCGTTATCTTGTTGATGGCTCTTAACAAAACGCGAACGGAATCTACGAGAGGGTCTGTGCTCAGATTCATAGCCACTGTAGTCGTCTGTGGCATAATCTCTGGTGTGTTTTTCTGGTGGAGGTGGGCGGCGTTCACCAAACTTACGACCACCTAAAATTGGTTCTTCATTTTCCATCCACCCTTTCGCTTCCTCTTGTTGACGGAATTGCGTAGCTAAACGATGATCACTCTTTGATCTCGTCAGGCCCTGTGTTTGTTGAATACCCAATGAATAAGCATTCGGCTGAGTGATATTCAACTCTCCGTAACTAGCCACATGCATGACAAGTTGATTGGGATCATGAGTCATTATAAATCTTATCCTACGGTTATAATCACCAGCCTCATAATCAAAGTTTCTAAGGAACTCGACGGTTTTAAGGAAAATTTCTTTGGTATCAACCAGTTCTGTGTCCTCCCATTCAACGTCATCATTTATATACTTATCAGCGAGATCACTGTTACTTTGAATATTACCTAACTCTAACTCTAAATTATCCTTCAAATGTGTTAAATTTCTAAGTTCGGTAGCTAGATAGCGGTCGACTTCATTGCGTAGAAAGTCTGTTCGGTCCTTCAGAGCCTTTGAAAGTCTCTTGTGTATTTCATCAATTTCTCCAGCTACTGCACCACAGTTTGTTTGGAGATTCGCTGTGTTTCGTTCTACTATAGCTAAAATATCTTGAATTCTATTTACACCACGACGTATTTGATTATTGATACGGGCGATTTCTCTTCGGAGAACTTCCATATGAGCAGATTTGCAGTCTTCACAAACTTTTTTGTCGCAATGGGCGCATGGGGCGCAATAAGCCTTTTCCGAGCATACATTGCATCTCTCCATGACTTGCCCAGCTGTGGGATCGGGAAGTTCCCCAGCGATGTTGGCGTGCAGCTCCAGAAACCTTTGTAGGGTGACATTTGTAGGGAAGCCTTGCACACCTTGATAAGGGATTCGGTGCTCTGCACGACATTCTGGACATTTAACCTGGAAAAAATGATATTTACTGAGTTTCTAGCTTAATACGAGTTTATCATTGAATAAGATTGTTGGAATACATACTgtcaaaataagtaagtaccttccTGTACATGGAATGAAAGtggaggagaaaactgatgccggaagggcattcATATCCTTGAGGTTTGAATCAGAAACGAGGAACCAAGTTGCTTCATATGTGTCCGTAGAATTTCAACtccgtacgggtgcagaccttgatgaTGCCTTGCGGCACGATAGTAGACAAGTGAAGGTTAAAAAGTTCCTAGGAAACTTTTTTTTACTCCAGCCTTGCGCTTGACAACAATCGTTCTTGTAATTTAatgggaacaccaccgaagggagttgattccacagtttgcatgtgcgtggaaaaaaggatctggcacaacgggtggtcgaagtgcaccagacaccagACGTGGCGTGACgaggcaggaaacacggacgccgaAAAGCCGTTCCAAACCTTAGCGGCTCGaatcagaaacgaggaagcaaatcgcttcgtataaTTCGGAATTTTGACTCcatacgggtgcagaccttgatgaTACCTAGCAGTACGATAGTGGAAAGGTGACGGAGGAACCAGGTTAAAAAAATTCCTGAGCAACTTATATGGGATGTCATGAAAATGGGCTTACCTGTCGGCGTACATAGTCGACCAGGCCGTCCATGCACGGTTCCATACAGAAGCTGTGCTGGCATGGTAGCAGCTTCGGATTTCGGAACCGGTCCAAGCACACGCAGCACGTCAGCAGCGATTCGAACTGCTCCATTTTTTATGTTTCTTCTTCTTTAAGTATCTGAAAGAGAAAAAACAGTCTTGAGTAT
Proteins encoded in this region:
- the tn gene encoding RING finger protein nhl-1 isoform X3, with the protein product MEQFESLLTCCVCLDRFRNPKLLPCQHSFCMEPCMDGLVDYVRRQVKCPECRAEHRIPYQGVQGFPTNVTLQRFLELHANIAGELPDPTAGQVMERCNVCSEKAYCAPCAHCDKKVCEDCKSAHMEVLRREIARINNQIRRGVNRIQDILAIVERNTANLQTNCGAVAGEIDEIHKRLSKALKDRTDFLRNEVDRYLATELRNLTHLKDNLELELGNIQSNSDLADKYINDDVEWEDTELVDTKEIFLKTVEFLRNFDYEAGDYNRRIRFIMTHDPNQLVMHVASYGELNITQPNAYSLGIQQTQGLTRSKSDHRLATQFRQQEEAKGWMENEEPILGGRKFGERRPPPPEKHTRDYATDDYSGYESEHRPSRRFRSRFVKSHQQDNDSDTEVTTRATKSEVKEKEKEKVTDTEDATRGPLSGIFRLSDCPRVMQRIFDVDSGKKKEKKEPPPPPKPVQPAPQPQRQRPPPPVRQQSEDDEITRLKRQNKGAASSTEPDRVPPRPVEEERTTTSRKPPTPAREYISQASSDGESDDESVGSLQRNQRKNTAPAPKPTVTRRPSASDTPAAHRPAARAASTESSASTESSGSAVKHTGNERSTPTTANGTAGGAQRVQSRFVGSQRPTPAPAPAEPAHEDSDTSSEEETDSSEESEEEPVTQRKPDSQAMARTDIGPLLARSSNARSDAQDTKTKDTPAPSRYRTRQPSQPEEEPAPRYGASGSSYSSRYGSKPKDEEPTSSLDDDTKYPTARSRYLALKERRNRLARSKSSHTGFGGGDDDDDEPVSPTTASPSAYLAARYGTGTAGSELSRSRSSHALKSRESSPERPVAGEKDGAALSSWARYLKSKYGSRGKERDPSSTSSSNARRLSLGLPLRSANELASSDDDSKNAAGSPISPTAATAAVAGFAAAGSSPRSQYLQKRRLQFSVGSRGSEPGCFTWPRGIAVGPENIMVVADSSNHRVQVFDSNGIFVKEFGQYGSGEGEFDCLAGIAVNRIGQYIIADRYNHRIQVFDPAGRFLRAFGSQGTGDGKFNYPWGITTDALGFIYVCDKENHRVQVFQSDGTFVGKFGSFGSKLGQLEHPHYIAVSSTNRVLVSDSNNHRIQVFDVNGRVLSSFGEEGSEDGQFKFPRGVAVDDQGYIVVADSGNNRIQIFHPDGTFLRAFGSWGSGDGEFKGLEGIAVMSGGNIIVCDRENHRVQVF
- the tn gene encoding RING finger protein nhl-1 isoform X1 translates to MEQFESLLTCCVCLDRFRNPKLLPCQHSFCMEPCMDGLVDYVRRQVKCPECRAEHRIPYQGVQGFPTNVTLQRFLELHANIAGELPDPTAGQVMERCNVCSEKAYCAPCAHCDKKVCEDCKSAHMEVLRREIARINNQIRRGVNRIQDILAIVERNTANLQTNCGAVAGEIDEIHKRLSKALKDRTDFLRNEVDRYLATELRNLTHLKDNLELELGNIQSNSDLADKYINDDVEWEDTELVDTKEIFLKTVEFLRNFDYEAGDYNRRIRFIMTHDPNQLVMHVASYGELNITQPNAYSLGIQQTQGLTRSKSDHRLATQFRQQEEAKGWMENEEPILGGRKFGERRPPPPEKHTRDYATDDYSGYESEHRPSRRFRSRFVKSHQQDNDSDTEVTTRATKSEVKEKEKEKVTDTEDATRGPLSGIFRLSDCPRVMQRIFDVDSGKKKEKKEPPPPPKPVQPAPQPQRQRPPPPVRQQSEDDEITRLKRQNKGAASSTEPDRVPPRPVEEERTTTSRKPPTPAREYISQASSDGESDDESVGSLQRNQRKNTAPAPKPTVTRRPSASDTPAAHRPAARAASTESSASTESSGSAVKHTGAILSIAELKAKYSPDEAKPKPRSRFLSAGNERSTPTTANGTAGGAQRVQSRFVGSQRPTPAPAPAEPAHEDSDTSSEEETDSSEESEEEPVTQRKPDSQAMARTDIGPLLARSSNARSDAQDTKTKDTPAPSRYRTRQPSQPEEEPAPRYGASGSSYSSRYGSKPKDEEPTSSLDDDTKYPTARSRYLALKERRNRLARSKSSHTGFGGGDDDDDEPVSPTTASPSAYLAARYGTGTAGSELSRSRSSHALKSRESSPERPVAGEKDGAALSSWARYLKSKYGSRGKERDPSSTSSSNARRLSLGLPLRSANELASSDDDSKNAAGSPISPTAATAAVAGFAAAGSSPRSQYLQKRRLQFSVGSRGSEPGCFTWPRGIAVGPENIMVVADSSNHRVQVFDSNGIFVKEFGQYGSGEGEFDCLAGIAVNRIGQYIIADRYNHRIQVFDPAGRFLRAFGSQGTGDGKFNYPWGITTDALGFIYVCDKENHRVQVFQSDGTFVGKFGSFGSKLGQLEHPHYIAVSSTNRVLVSDSNNHRIQVFDVNGRVLSSFGEEGSEDGQFKFPRGVAVDDQGYIVVADSGNNRIQIFHPDGTFLRAFGSWGSGDGEFKGLEGIAVMSGGNIIVCDRENHRVQVF
- the tn gene encoding RING finger protein nhl-1 isoform X4 yields the protein MEQFESLLTCCVCLDRFRNPKLLPCQHSFCMEPCMDGLVDYVRRQVKCPECRAEHRIPYQGVQGFPTNVTLQRFLELHANIAGELPDPTAGQVMERCNVCSEKAYCAPCAHCDKKVCEDCKSAHMEVLRREIARINNQIRRGVNRIQDILAIVERNTANLQTNCGAVAGEIDEIHKRLSKALKDRTDFLRNEVDRYLATELRNLTHLKDNLELELGNIQSNSDLADKYINDDVEWEDTELVDTKEIFLKTVEFLRNFDYEAGDYNRRIRFIMTHDPNQLVMHVASYGELNITQPNAYSLGIQQTQGLTRSKSDHRLATQFRQQEEAKGWMENEEPILGGRKFGERRPPPPEKHTRDYATDDYSGYESEHRPSRRFRSRFVKSHQQDNDSDTEVTTRATKSEVKEKEKEKVTDTEDATRGPLSGIFRLSDCPRVMQRIFDVDSGKKKEKKEPPPPPKPVQPAPQPQRQRPPPPVRQQSEDDEITRLKRQNKGAASSTEPDRVPPRPVEEERTTTSRKPPTPAREASSDGESDDESVGSLQRNQRKNTAPAPKPTVTRRPSASDTPAAHRPAARAASTESSASTESSGSAVKHTGNERSTPTTANGTAGGAQRVQSRFVGSQRPTPAPAPAEPAHEDSDTSSEEETDSSEESEEEPVTQRKPDSQAMARTDIGPLLARSSNARSDAQDTKTKDTPAPSRYRTRQPSQPEEEPAPRYGASGSSYSSRYGSKPKDEEPTSSLDDDTKYPTARSRYLALKERRNRLARSKSSHTGFGGGDDDDDEPVSPTTASPSAYLAARYGTGTAGSELSRSRSSHALKSRESSPERPVAGEKDGAALSSWARYLKSKYGSRGKERDPSSTSSSNARRLSLGLPLRSANELASSDDDSKNAAGSPISPTAATAAVAGFAAAGSSPRSQYLQKRRLQFSVGSRGSEPGCFTWPRGIAVGPENIMVVADSSNHRVQVFDSNGIFVKEFGQYGSGEGEFDCLAGIAVNRIGQYIIADRYNHRIQVFDPAGRFLRAFGSQGTGDGKFNYPWGITTDALGFIYVCDKENHRVQVFQSDGTFVGKFGSFGSKLGQLEHPHYIAVSSTNRVLVSDSNNHRIQVFDVNGRVLSSFGEEGSEDGQFKFPRGVAVDDQGYIVVADSGNNRIQIFHPDGTFLRAFGSWGSGDGEFKGLEGIAVMSGGNIIVCDRENHRVQVF
- the tn gene encoding RING finger protein nhl-1 isoform X2; protein product: MEQFESLLTCCVCLDRFRNPKLLPCQHSFCMEPCMDGLVDYVRRQVKCPECRAEHRIPYQGVQGFPTNVTLQRFLELHANIAGELPDPTAGQVMERCNVCSEKAYCAPCAHCDKKVCEDCKSAHMEVLRREIARINNQIRRGVNRIQDILAIVERNTANLQTNCGAVAGEIDEIHKRLSKALKDRTDFLRNEVDRYLATELRNLTHLKDNLELELGNIQSNSDLADKYINDDVEWEDTELVDTKEIFLKTVEFLRNFDYEAGDYNRRIRFIMTHDPNQLVMHVASYGELNITQPNAYSLGIQQTQGLTRSKSDHRLATQFRQQEEAKGWMENEEPILGGRKFGERRPPPPEKHTRDYATDDYSGYESEHRPSRRFRSRFVKSHQQDNDSDTEVTTRATKSEVKEKEKEKVTDTEDATRGPLSGIFRLSDCPRVMQRIFDVDSGKKKEKKEPPPPPKPVQPAPQPQRQRPPPPVRQQSEDDEITRLKRQNKGAASSTEPDRVPPRPVEEERTTTSRKPPTPAREASSDGESDDESVGSLQRNQRKNTAPAPKPTVTRRPSASDTPAAHRPAARAASTESSASTESSGSAVKHTGAILSIAELKAKYSPDEAKPKPRSRFLSAGNERSTPTTANGTAGGAQRVQSRFVGSQRPTPAPAPAEPAHEDSDTSSEEETDSSEESEEEPVTQRKPDSQAMARTDIGPLLARSSNARSDAQDTKTKDTPAPSRYRTRQPSQPEEEPAPRYGASGSSYSSRYGSKPKDEEPTSSLDDDTKYPTARSRYLALKERRNRLARSKSSHTGFGGGDDDDDEPVSPTTASPSAYLAARYGTGTAGSELSRSRSSHALKSRESSPERPVAGEKDGAALSSWARYLKSKYGSRGKERDPSSTSSSNARRLSLGLPLRSANELASSDDDSKNAAGSPISPTAATAAVAGFAAAGSSPRSQYLQKRRLQFSVGSRGSEPGCFTWPRGIAVGPENIMVVADSSNHRVQVFDSNGIFVKEFGQYGSGEGEFDCLAGIAVNRIGQYIIADRYNHRIQVFDPAGRFLRAFGSQGTGDGKFNYPWGITTDALGFIYVCDKENHRVQVFQSDGTFVGKFGSFGSKLGQLEHPHYIAVSSTNRVLVSDSNNHRIQVFDVNGRVLSSFGEEGSEDGQFKFPRGVAVDDQGYIVVADSGNNRIQIFHPDGTFLRAFGSWGSGDGEFKGLEGIAVMSGGNIIVCDRENHRVQVF